The genomic interval AGGTGTCACATGCTGTTACAGATTCCCGCCAAACCTTCTCCTAGAGAACAGATGTCACCAGTTAAAACCTGGAGTTTATGAGTGTTGGCGATAGGTTATCAGAGACAGAGAAGTAAAACTTCTACATAAAACTCAATGGTTTGTAATGTGTTTAAATACAGGGTGTAATTAAACTGCCAGGTAGACCATTAGACCTTTGGTTTGTGTACAATCACGATCAGGGTTGCCTCGACCTTCATAAAGACTTGTGCTGcaaaatgattcatttttaaacccaaattaaTTGCATGAATGTGCAAATTTAACTTGTGATTAATCTCAGATTAATTGCATATTTTTAATATGTTGTAAATGTAACTATAAGGAATATTTCCAACATTATAAACACTCTTAGCAACATGGTAGTGTGTTAAAACAGCTAATTAAAGAGGTGTTTTCTGTTATTGCCAtatcatttttgcctttattgataggatagctgtagagagacaggaaatgtggggagtagagagcgaggcatgcagcaaatggtcacggccaggagtcaaactggcgacccctgcgaccaggactatagcctctgtatgtggggcgcttagaacactaggccaccagcgcccctgatcATCTTACTTTGACCTTTTCCAAACCATTCAGTCCCTGTTTTTCATCAGGAAGCCATTTTTTAAAACGTgcatttcctccttttcttcttctgttctcgGCTTGTGAATGCATAAATGCCATGAACTGCCGCATGAACAAGCAACTTGAAGAAGTATTGCAATGCTCACTAGATTTGGTACAGTATTCAGACTTGTCTCTATGAAAGAGGAATCTCAAACCAAGTAACTCTCGCAACAAAATCAGACTTTTGAAGACATTTATCAGCTTCAAATTCAAAAATCTACTTTAAGACTTTCCTGAATGATCTTTGAAACCTGTTGAGTTTAGGGAAGTGGTTTTCTTTGAACTCTCAGTCCAGCCAGGATCTCACCTTCCTGTTCTTATCTCTGACTCTGAACTTTTCTCTGTCCAGATCCCCGCAGCTGCTCCCCGATAAAGAGCTTTCTGCTTCGATTCCCGCAAGCCGCTGAGTGTCTGGAGAGCTGCAGGAAGCTTCTTCATGAAAATCCCCTCAGCCCTCCCAAACTGTGCATGCCGACCCCGCCGCTGGAGCTCTCCCAGCTCGCCCAGCAGCTGACGCAGCTCTCGAAGGAGGCGCAACAATGCTGCATGAGAATCATCGGCTCTTTTAGACACCTCAACTCCAAGTTCCAAAACCCTGAGCAGCCTTAACCCCGCCCTCCTCCAGTAGACCCTCCTAGAAGACCTCATAGACACCTCCTGTTTGTGTAGTAAACCTTTGAAGTGCCAAACGAACCTCTGTGTACCCGTAACATCCCACGTCCACCTCATCATCCCTCCCATCATGCTCTGCTGCTCCGCACTGCTTCGCCACGAGCTGCCGGCTAACCACACCGCAGGTGACCGTAGGGGAGGTTGATGTTTGTGCTGTGCTAACTCTACATGGATCGCTGTTTTCTGCAGCGCCGTTAGAAGACCTGGTGTTAAACTTTTTATCCACTCATCAGGGAGCCGTGGTGCAGGTTTGGGTGCAGGCCTTAACATCCCCCGAATTATCACAACCCCAGAACCAAAGGTCAGAACTTTGACGGTCCCTGACTTCCCGCAGTCAACTCAAAGGTAACACACAGGTCTAATGGAGGTGTTAGGAATATGACTACACAATGAAATGCCTGACAGACACTTTAACGTCTCATCTTCCTCAGCCATCCAGGAGATCTCTCAGCAGACGAGGATGATGAGGAGCTGATGAGACTTGGTCGGAAGGCCTGGTCCAGTCAGGGAGACCTGCTGTCTGCAGGTGAAGGGTAAGAGATCCCTACACAAGCTTCCTCTCTCCTTAACCTCCATCACCTCCTTCTGTCTTGTTCACTGCCCCCTTGTGGTCGTCCTGCAGGATGCGTCCTGTGTCAGCTGCAAGCGTAGGCAGCGTGGTGATCCAGGACCGTCTGACTGAGCTCGTGCGACTGTTCAAAGGTCGGACGGAGCGTCAGAAAGAGAGGCTGGTGGACCCCGATGAGTCTGAGGGGGAAAGTCCTTCAGCATGTGAGTAAAAGCATGCGTCCTGCCGAATGACCCTCCAGCGCATCGTGAGAACAGCTGTGAAGATTGttggtgcctctctcccctccctccatgacattCACTCTTCCCgcgacccctcccacccgtctcacagcctcttcagcctgttgccatcaggaaggagactatGCGAtcaggccagaaccagcagactgagggacagttttatccagcaggcagtcaggatgttgaactctctccctgttttcccCCTTCTTctcatagtgcccccttcacagacttaacccggtcactgatcCCCCCCTCAATCAacactgaggtctgtcatcctcaggactgaaacgcacacactttgattttaaattgcactatagcaaagtttttgcactgttttaaactgtattttattatttgtattagcttcttatctttttctagctatttcctgtttatctgttgttgttgttatcattgctagggtctgagagagaaacgcaatatcaaatcctctgtatgtctggtgcatactgcagtttttgacaataaagaagactttgaactttgaactttaaAGACTTTTACTCTTTGGACTGTGAAATCATGAGAGGTGGGAAAGTGTAAAATCAATCCGAAACAGTCTCAGgtcaggttcaacaaaaaggagGGGTTTATTCAACCACAGGTAtaatcacacaaaacaaaaaggtaacTCAGGTAATTCTTCAAACAAGGTCTCAATGGTAACTTAAAGCATCCCGTAGGAGAAAATAGTTCCTTTTTAAAAGTACTCAAAAAATTAGTCCATTCAACTTAAAGTCTctgttatgaaaaaaacaaggttcCTGTGCTCAGTTCTCAgtgttccttctcctcttccagcCGTGTGCTCCCCTCTCCCAGTCTGATTTCCAGCCCCTTTGTCCTGCCTCAATCAAGGCTCTTAAGCACCTGCAGCTGTCCAGGTAGTGGTGGCTGCTGGGAGTTGTAGTGTGCTTACTTGCGGCCATTTTGTCTGGGTGCTGATATCCATGGACCATATAGCACCCATCCACAACTTGTCCCCTCGTGAAGCCACAGGACCAAACATGcacaatgtttttaatttgtccTTCATAGAAGCAACGTCCTCCTCAGAATAATAAGCCAACCtgaaagtgctaaaactgcaattcctcaaACGGCCACTTGGGGCTCGCTCTAAACGTAGATCATCCCCATAGACCTCCATGTTATGATgctgaataaaggaataaaacatttttttactctacaaaaatacaaacttttGTCTCTTTAGCAATTTCTTCGATTCAACTTTCCTCCAGCTGAATGTCTCACACAGCGTCCCTGTTTAAGTAATGGATAATTTATGATTAGCAAGTTGTTAGGGTtggacatgacgtgtgatcagtttgcctgtggcattgctcatgttagtgaaagttattaaccgctgtcaaggggttttgaccaatcagaatcaagcttttTACACAACCGGAACTcaatcagtaagaaagccggttAAGTGCAGAACAAGGCGCATGGTAGCTTGATAGTTGGATGCTTCTAGCTCTCTCACATCAGCTGCATCGAGTAACAGGAGTCTCATCTCTACAGCCCCCAGCAAAgctccacctccccctcctcctccacctcctccagatGAGGAGAAGAAGGATGATGAGCCTGCagtagcagcagaagaagaagtagaagaggaggaggagaaggagtggGAGCTTCCCTGTAAACTTCTTGGACAACCTGTGAAAGTTCCCAGACTCCCCAGACTCCCCAAACTTCCTCCGCTGCCTGGCTGGCTGCGAGCGATCATACAGTATCGCTTCCCCTCCAGTATCGACCCCTTCACTGGTAAACACAACATCATGAGGTTTTTTGTTGATTCAGTCAGATGTGGACCTGGTCTGATAAAAGCCactcgtctctctctcctcagatcTGATCTACGTGATCTGGCTCTTCTTCGTCGTGGCGGCGTGGAACTGGAACATGTGGCTGATCCCCGTCCGCTGGGCCTTCCCGTACCAGACCTCTGAAAACATCCACCTGTGGCTGCTGATGGACTACACCTGCGACTTCATCTACATCACCGACATCCTCGTCTTCCAGCCCAGACTGCAGTTCGTCCGCGCGGGAGACATCGTGGTCAGTGACATCATCTACAGACTCCAAGAAACCTGATGTTAGTTTGAGTTCAGCACAAAGCTCCTCTCAAAACTTTCACCTTTTGATTTCAGTGTGACAAAAAGGACATGAGAGAAAACTACATGAGCACCGAGAGGTTCAAGATGGACATCATCAGTCTGTTTCCCATGGAGATCCTTTATTATTTCACGGGAGTGAACTCTCTGCTGAGGTTCCCTCGCCTGCTGAAGGTACGGACATGTTTCACTTTATTACCTGACACGTACAATTTTGTTTTGATCAAGAATTCATGCAGTTAAGGAACCACAAGTCAGGGTGTTCGGGTGTTTCACTGGGTGTCCCCCAAGGGTCAGTTTTGGGTCCactcctttttattatttacctcCTCCCCCTGGGCACACTCCTCCATCACCATGGggtccatttccactgttacgcCGATGATACTCAGGTCTACATCTCCTCAAAACCCACCGCTGCCATTCCTTCCACCTCCCTCATCACCTGCCTCGCAGACATCCGGAGCTGGATGAGCAGGAACTTCCTGAAACTCAATGGGAATAAAACCGAGGCCCTGCTCATCGGCTCCAAATCCACCCTCACCAAATCTCAACACACCCCAGTCCCACCCATCATCATCAACGGATTCCCTGTACCCTTCCCCAATCAAGTGAAGAGCCTCGGCGTCATTCTGGACAGCACTCTCTCATTCGCAccacacattcaaaacatcatGCGGACATCcgcaacatctccagactccgcccctcactgtcccaatccagcaccgaaatcctggttcattcattcgtcacttcccgtatcgattactgcaacgccctcctcaccggactccccaccaaactcatcaacagactgcaaatcattcagaactcggccgcccggatcatctgaccacatcactcctgttctcatccaacttcactggctccctgtcccataccgcatccattacaaaaaccttctcctcacctacaaagctcttcataacctggcccccacttacctccaagacctccttcatgaatacactttccaccatcacgcctcagtaccatgggtgcccgagccttcagctgctcagcacccagactctggaactccctccccccacacataagacagtcggactccataacatcattcaaatcctaactcaaaactcacctgttcaaactggcatgTTCAGTctaaactggactctctgcacttccctagtttttagtttttatttattactttttgtttgtttgtttgtttttatgatgttttaatgatgtatgcttttatgatctgtaaggtgaccttgggtgatctgaaaggcgcccaaaataaaatgtattattattattattattaagaagaacagcaaaacaaaagcaagatCTATCCAtaacaacagctgttttaacagagtaatgtctgactctttcccctctctctcagtACATGGCTTTCTTTGAGTTCAACGACAGAATGGAAGCTGTGATGAAGAAAGCTTACATCTACAGGTAAATAAACTCTGCCTTACACAAATAACATGAAATAACCTTTTTATCAATGAATCCCAGCAGCTTAGGGTACGACATGATGGcttttctggtttcagaaagtcTTCAGTGGTTAAATCGGCCAATGAAGCTCTGtggaatttattttattgagtacattttttactttccgttgtgtttttttttaacttttaaaacactCTCTGGAATTCAGAGCCCATCCTGGGTGATTCATCAgcaacatttccaacatgttcttgtgtttttgcatgAATAAGTCAAATAGTTTAAGCTCGACTATGTGGAAAAGAATATTCTTGCACAACAACATTCAGGTCTGCACGTTACAGAAGCTTACATAGCTTCCACAATAATGACTCAATTTACTCCATGTATGTTTACTATAAATATTATGAATAATAGAATCTGATAACGGAAGATGAATGACATTGAGAGCTTAAAGAAGAGACATTAAGATAAAACGTGGTATCATCTGCGTAACAAGAGATATTTGAAAAAGTGctaaaaagacagaaatgatcTTTAAAAGACCACATgtgaacttaaagctcctgtgtagAGCTTTTTAGCATATTATaagacagactgaaataaaaaatgaggcctttttatgacctacaaaagaaaatgagacCTTCATCAAGAAGATTGAGACTTTCTACAGGgtgatttttaatgcctgtaatcgctgttaaaggttaaaggttaaaggAAACTCTTTTAAAGCTCTTAGCAGAGTAAATATTCatgatgagtgatacatttgatggttaaaagaaagcaggaagagaAGACAAGTGATAAGAGGTCTCacgttgtccacagggggcgccaaaattgagaCAAACATGAAGTTGCTCACAGGAGCAACACTTTTTCTGTaatcttatttttttccttaatatggccataatcctccatctttatttgtgaggtttaaaggtgacatatcatgcaaaatcgactttttaatggttctctacctgaaatatgtgtccctgtctacaaacccccccgagaatgaaaagaatccattctgcccctgttctgatttctccacctttctgtaaatgtgtgctgaaaccagccgtttcagttttcagtgtttttcatacgtcacaacgccatccggtctgtaacaggaagtcagagctcggagcttgttcagcccatagactgtataaaatacaactcaacccctcctccgtttttcattccctgcacacatgtgtgctaacaaggagcttaggagggaggcatgctagttgtaggctgtcttaataaacacaaaggtcggttttactccccacgtctgcagacttgaacatctagtggatgatttttatttgtcatggaaaagtgctagcgctagttagcatagctacatagctacatgtcgagctgtagctgtagctgtagctgtagctgtagctgtagctgtaactgtagctgtagctgtagctgtagctgtgtaccaagacacacgtcgacatactgacaaataaaacaacaagtaacagaatctgtgaccaatccttcagaaaggtccggctgcctttctggcagaggtcagttttactccccacgtctgcagatttgaagatctagtggatgatttttatttatcatggataagtgctagtgctagttagcatagccacatagctacatgttcgtagctgtgtaccaagacacacgtcgacatactgataaataaaacaacaagaaacactaaatctgtgaccaatggttcagaaaggtcctgcagcaggcgcctctccgtcaggatcagattctggatcagattcagagggttgaagtaacgcaactctgtgagcagccgtgtatattcagccaacatgtaaacattagatggacagccgaggccacacacttcctgagggggcgtggtcagagagaaaacagactgttctgaggagggctgaagaagaggggttttcagacagaccaaaatctgatttcaaagtgtttttttgagcataaactttaaagacatgttctggggacctcttagaccaatatatgttgatgaaaaaagcgtgatatgtcacctttaagacttttGAAAAAGTATGGTCATCTGGTACTTATCAATAACTCACAACACTTTTTAACTTTGTAGttagaatgaaaataaagattgtGCATGCAGTGGCTGGCAAGTGACTCAAGATGACAATAATGAACTGGCAGAAATATACTACGAACATAATCTTGTGatacttgtgtgtatgtgaacggcacaaataataactctgttaaaacttgttgttgttgttgttgttgtgtgacaGGGTGATCCGAACCTCCACCTACCTGCTCTACTCTCTGCACATCAATGCCTGTCTCTTCTACTGGGGCTCGGACTATGAAGGACTTGGATCCACCAAGTGGGTCTACAACGGGAAAGGAAACGCGTAAGATCCTAAATCACATAAGACAGGCTCAACCTGACATGGTAACACAAATCTCATTaaagattttgtttttgttttttccccacAGGTACATTCGATGTTATTATTTTGCTGTGAAGACTCTGATCACCATCGGAGGACTGCCGGACCCGACCACCGTGTTTGAGATCTGCTTCCAGCTCATCAACTACTTTGTTGGCGTGTTTGCTTTCTCCATCATGATCGGTCAGGTCAGTCATCAAACCACTTCAAGTCCCTTAGAGCTCCTCCGGTTTCTTCTTAAATTCAAGAGAAATGGTGATAACATGAACCCCAGACTCTCTGGTTCTGATCTGGTTCTTGTTTTTCAGATGAGAGATGTGGTCGGAGCTGCAACAGCCAGTGAGAACTACTACCGAGCGTGCATGGACAGCACAGCCAAGTACATGAACTCTTACAACATCCCTCGAGAGGTCCAGAACCGCATCAAGACCTGGTACGACTACACCTGGAAGATT from Notolabrus celidotus isolate fNotCel1 chromosome 3, fNotCel1.pri, whole genome shotgun sequence carries:
- the LOC117810437 gene encoding cyclic nucleotide-gated cation channel beta-1-like; this translates as MRAASSNRSLISTAPSKAPPPPPPPPPPDEEKKDDEPAVAAEEEVEEEEEKEWELPCKLLGQPVKVPRLPRLPKLPPLPGWLRAIIQYRFPSSIDPFTDLIYVIWLFFVVAAWNWNMWLIPVRWAFPYQTSENIHLWLLMDYTCDFIYITDILVFQPRLQFVRAGDIVCDKKDMRENYMSTERFKMDIISLFPMEILYYFTGVNSLLRFPRLLKVYISSKPTAAIPSTSLITCLADIRSWMSRNFLKLNGNKTEALLIGSKSTLTKSQHTPVPPIIINGFPVPFPNQYMAFFEFNDRMEAVMKKAYIYRVIRTSTYLLYSLHINACLFYWGSDYEGLGSTKWVYNGKGNAYIRCYYFAVKTLITIGGLPDPTTVFEICFQLINYFVGVFAFSIMIGQMRDVVGAATASENYYRACMDSTAKYMNSYNIPREVQNRIKTWYDYTWKIQGMLDEQELLVQLPTKMRMDMAVDVNYAIVSKVALFQGCDRQMVFDMLTRLKSVVYLPGDFVCKKGEIGREMYIIKQGEVQVVGGPDLQTVFVTIRAGSVFGEIRTMLTKDTKPEEKGGGKGAVEVIPSRPETPKMFKAALKVTEQAGIEGTFSKLKKAYRSSESVAEGPLSCPVPPPSPMHRRSPIPHRLIQDDNDTVSETADSSVIIRMTPRKEGEELLTVEVKPREGDEEEEEEEKKRTGEE